GTGAATTATGTTCAagttaattaaatttatttaattcaTGCCTCTAATTTCTTCATATTTAACCTTATAAAGGAGAGGGTAATAAAAGTGGTATAGCACTTGTAACCATCCAATTCTTATGAGGTATGAATTGAGTCAAATGCTTGTAGTTCGGAAACAAAATGGATCAAAAGCTCAAATATGTAAAGCCATTTATTCACTCCCACTCAAAGCTCCTATTTTCAATATCCACCTTTAGCACATGCATACTACTTATATTATTATCCATTTATAGTCATATTTTTCTGAACTACAATCACACACACTATATCTTCACATACAGCTAGACATCGAGGTTGATATCATATACAGATAAAACATAAAATCATCTGCAGATTGAAAATGGGATCAGACTCGAAACAACCTAATATCCCTACGCAAACTCAAAATCTGAAACACTCGCACCAAGCTCTACCGCCGAGCACCAAAGGCACATCAAATCCAAAAATGGTTTTATTTGGTGGCGTTGCCGTTCTTGCGGGTATTGCCTATACCATCTTGTACTCCCACAAGAAGCCGGAAGCTACTGCTTCCGACGTTGCTAAGGTTGCCAGCGGAACCGCTGGCCCTGAACACACCCATCCACGCAAATAGATCAATCAATTACGTATATAATGTACCTTttttcttggttttgtttttgtacATTTTTACACAAGTTTCGTAAGCTATGTACGTTAAACATTGGACTTGATTGTAGGAACACAAATAAGTGTAAAGTGGGTACTACCTTTATGTATAAATGAAAGTTGCCATCTTCTCTTCATTTGAGCTTTATTTTTTGCTAAGCTAACCATGCGATTTTTTTCGTTAATAAATAAGAATCATGTTAGAATATAATATCAAGATCTACTTAGGTCTTGCTAACACCTTGATTTTTTTGTTGAGCCGATAACGTTGAGATGTTAAATGAGCTGTTTTATCTTGagattttataaattgattacttaATATGTTGCACGAGAACACTTAATGGGTGGAGTACCGAAGTTTGAGGACGTTCTGGGGACGGGGACGTCATGGGACGGCTTGGGACGTCCCAAGTCCTACCCAAAAGTTGGGGAGAGCGGGTTGATATAAGGGTCGTTTCGTGAACTGAAATGACAAATATATCCATCCGCACTTAAATAAAACATACAAAACGGTAATGTGAGTTGCTTCAAATTAGTTATACACACACGCTCATCTCCAGGAATTTTGAACAATATAAAACAAAGAAGAACAAGATGTGGACTGTTTGGTGGAGATAATTTTAATTCTTTAGGAGCCGTAGAATTCTTGGAATTTGCATAACATTCATTTGATGAACCTGAAATTGAGAATGAGTTAATTTCCGATGATTTTAATATTTGAGAATGTTGTATTTATCctatttatataaaaattttaatattttattaatatattactAGCCGTACcctttaattttaaaattaccGGTTCATGTCCCGGTCTCCATACCCATACCCGTATATGTTCCTGTACCCGTCTCCGTGCAACATAGCTTAACAGAACAAAAACAACTAAATTTCTCCGACAGGAAGCTCTAACATAACAGAAGGATACATTTCTTACCCCAGATAGCGACATAACTATTTTCTTCTCTGTAGTGTTTATATTAGTTGTGTGGTTAATTGCTGATTCTTTGTTAGTGTCAATGGTTTTCACGAGTCATGTCAAATACTAAACACATAACTTACGAGGAAGCACCTGGTGGAGGTATTTTTGTAGCCTGCAAATCATCTCATTATTGTCAAAGATAAATGTGTAATTCATTTTCTTGCCACCATTCTACGCAAGCACTCTTCTCCCTTGTTCTAGCCCCTCTCCTCTCCGGGTTATATTGCATTAATACACCAATGTGCGTGTGAGAGTGTTTAACTATAAAAAACGAAAGACTAATAATTACAAGTTATATTATTGGAAACAAAATTAAGTCGAACATGCAGTTGTCACAAGCTcccaaaagcaaaagaaagaaaCAAACTTGTAAAGTCGAGAGTGCACTCTACACGCAGAAAATGTCGAGTATTCGCCCCTCCACGTATGTCTGGAATCTAGAAGCTTCCCTACCTTATCAATAAGTAAGATAACATTGCTGCCATATTTTCTCAAGCTAATCATCTCATAGAACACACACACAGTGAGAATGGCAAACAAAGATATGGAAGTAGTGAAAGGCTTGGACTTGGAAAGGTACATGGGAAGGTGGTACGAAATAGCTTCATTCCCTTCATTTTTTCAGCCAAGGAATGGTGAGAATACCAGAGCTACTTACACTCTGAACGGAGATGGTACTGTCCATGTTCTGAATGAGACTTGGAGTTCTGGGAAGAGAGATTCTATTGAAGGAAGTGCTTACAAAGCTGACCCTTCAAGTGATGAGGCCAAGCTCAAAGTCAAGTTCTATGTTCCGCCTTTCCTTCCCGTCATTCCTGTTGTTGGAGATTACTGGGTTTTGTATATTGATCAGGATTATCACCATGTTCTTGTTGGTGTACCCAACAGGAAATCTCTTTGGGTAATCATCCATCTCAACTAACTATACTTAATCGAGTTGTGTCGTGGTTTTTGTAATGATCATGTGGATTTGTTTTGTGCAGATACTGTGCAGGGACACTCATATTGATGAAGAAACCTACAAGAGTCTTTTGCAAAAGGCTGAAGCTGAAGGTTATGATGTGAGCAAGCTTCATAAGACACCGCAAGCTGATCCTCCACCGGCGAGCGATGAAAACCCAACAGACAAAGGCATTTGGTGGATCAAATCCCTCTTCGGTAAATAGAGGGGGTGAGGGTTAAGAAGGGCAAATCACATGTCTTGGCAACTGTACTACCAGCTGTGTAGAAATATATAGAAATAAGGGTTTCGGACCTTGCAGTATTAAAACCTATGAATAGAGCGTGCTAGTGTTGTCTGATAAACTGTTAGTTACTTTCTTGTATGCTCCTGTCAATGAAGTTTTGAGTGCTACAGACTGAAAAATAACTTCCAAGGAGGTTTGTGGAGTCTAGTTGTAATACAACTTATCCTTCAGTGTATTAGGCTGTGTTTGTGTACAACAGAAATGTGCCTGTGATTGATGCAAGTGATGTACACATGAACCATACATGGTGTCATCTTCTGCCTTGTTCTCACAACTTCATTCCACGAGTTACTTTACACTTGAGTATTACGAACATACAACATTTAATTACTCAAAAGCAAGAACTCAACTGAGGCATACATTCTTATCCGATACATTAAAACTCGCCCATAATGAGCATACCACTCTTTGATTTTAGGAAGGTCTGGATACATGAACAAAGAACAATGTTCCAAATGCAACACATTATAAACAGCATAAATCACAGTATACTGAAACTTCATCAAAGTATAACAATAAACAATGGGTGGGACAGTCTCTCACTTCAGGCTCTCTATAATATTGTACAGCACTGATTGGTTTTCTTCGCCTGTTTGTAGAACATCTGTTTCAAACATCGCAACCGGCATGTTTAGTATTGGCCAAAAACAACTTTCTTTCAAAGTAACAAAACATAAAAATATTAGTGAAGGGCATACACAATCCTCCACATTTAGATATATACCATACACCCATATACATACTCTTGTGGATTAATAGCTCATTGCACGATTAAAAGAATGAATATGTGATTTGATAGAA
The sequence above is drawn from the Apium graveolens cultivar Ventura chromosome 2, ASM990537v1, whole genome shotgun sequence genome and encodes:
- the LOC141706915 gene encoding temperature-induced lipocalin-1-like, with the protein product MANKDMEVVKGLDLERYMGRWYEIASFPSFFQPRNGENTRATYTLNGDGTVHVLNETWSSGKRDSIEGSAYKADPSSDEAKLKVKFYVPPFLPVIPVVGDYWVLYIDQDYHHVLVGVPNRKSLWILCRDTHIDEETYKSLLQKAEAEGYDVSKLHKTPQADPPPASDENPTDKGIWWIKSLFGK